The following coding sequences lie in one Miscanthus floridulus cultivar M001 chromosome 9, ASM1932011v1, whole genome shotgun sequence genomic window:
- the LOC136484249 gene encoding probable E3 ubiquitin-protein ligase ARI5 isoform X4, translating to MASGGGGGAGVCNKRYRRSADDDGETSGRNKRCGFGPSSGANDDGESGDGTGAYMDGAKTADDDGAGEEYMYGYDDIEAEQSEGDAASACDREQRYVVLTEADVHARQEADTAKVAEVLSIPTGFAAVLLRHFKWRVGRVQEEWFTDDRRVRGAVGLPAPEEDGDEQVLVPDARSPRPQVCGICFDPYPAGQTRSAGCSHYYCDGCWSGYVAAAVGDGARCLSLRCPDPSCSAPVVRELVDAVAAGAADRARYTRFWLRSYVEESGGRIKWCGGAGCTRSVEYLGDAAAATDVFCCGCRHGFCWGCGEEAHRPVSCGTVRAWLAKNASDSETANWVVANTKRCPKCRRPIEKNHGCNHMTCSAPCRHQFCWLCFDPWDNHRGCTRYDYRQRQQVEAAAADEEEARRRQAKASLDRYLYHYERWAGNGKSLQKALADADELERSELERMARMVDVPAMELGFVTEAYRQIADGRRVLRWAHAYAYFLFLDPERDAAKRDLFDDLQSQANRWLECLHSCAELERKELFGGGANSDGESATVAVEAFRAYKEKVANLTGVTRKFMGNLVKAFKTNLPEVVVTPAFDFDHIVNGPTMGRQTAGVGGIISTPTVTLEPAAMLPMNSTFFGEATTSMGLPNMGAITPFQFHMSNMISSGLTSTPPVTFSMSGPGQPIGTQEMVQSTPLGSFGSNTSTAWDNSDIAESSSQPNSMGMNRQAGINTLSSAMNVPIGMHHNAQQPPPKYVKIWEGTLSGQRQGQPVFICKLDSWSGTVSKTVAADWPETMQIVRLIAQEHMNKKQYVGKTDFLIFRTLNQHGFLGQLQEKKLCAVIQLPSQTLLLSMSDKAGRMIGMLFPKNMVMFKPEVLTQPSPVQQEKLQQQQELLHHQQQQLQHQQQQQNLQRLQQQILQQQQMQQMQHQQRSQLKICQCSNRYYTSNNFNTKNHYFYLRQKNSNSCCNKCNSNLNTSNSYGNKCNINNN from the exons ATGGcatcaggcggcggcggcggtgccggtGTGTGCAACAAGAGATACCGACGATCGGCCGACGACGACGGTGAGACGAGCGGCCGCAACAAGAGATGCGGCTTCGGCCCAAGCTCTGGGGCCAACGACGACGGCGAGAGCGGCGACGGCACCGGCGCTTACATGGACGGGGCCAAAACGGCTGACGACGACGGCGCCGGCGAGGAGTACATGTATGGGTACGACGACATCGAAGCCGAGCAATCAGAGGGCGACGCCGCCTCGGCGTGCGACAGGGAGCAGAGGTACGTCGTGCTCACCGAGGCCGACGTCCACGCGCGGCAAGAGGCGGACACGGCCAAGGTCGCCGAGGTCCTGTCGATCCCGACGGGCTTCGCGGCCGTCCTGCTGCGCCACTTCAAGTGGCGCGTGGGGCGGGTCCAGGAGGAGTGGTTCACGGACGACCGGCGCGTCCGCGGCGCCGTCGGCCTGCCGGCTCCGGAGGAAGACGGCGACGAGCAAGTCCTAGTCCCCGATGCGCGCAGCCCGCGGCCGCAGGTCTGCGGCATCTGCTTCGATCCGTACCCCGCCGGGCAGACGCGGTCGGCGGGGTGCTCCCACTACTACTGCGACGGCTGCTGGAGCGGGTACGTCGCCGCGGCGGTGGGCGACGGCGCGCGGTGCCTATCGCTGCGGTGCCCGGACCCGTCCTGCTCGGCGCCCGTCGTCCGGGAGCTCGTCGACGCGGTGGCGGCGGGCGCCGCGGACAGGGCCCGGTACACGCGGTTCTGGCTCCGGTCGTACGTGGAGGAGAGCGGCGGGCGGATCAAGTGGTGCGGCGGCGCCGGGTGCACCCGCTCCGTGGAGTACCTcggcgacgcggcggcggcgacggacgTGTTCTGCTGCGGGTGCAGGCACGGCTTCTGCTGGGGCTGCGGCGAGGAGGCGCACCGGCCGGTGTCGTGCGGCACGGTGCGCGCGTGGCTTGCCAAGAACGCCTCCGATTCGGAGACAGCCAACTGGGTGGTGGCCAACACCAAGCGCTGCCCCAAGTGCCGGCGGCCGATCGAGAAGAACCACGGCTGCAATCACATGACGTGCAGCGCGCCCTGCCGCCACCAGTTCTGCTGGCTCTGCTTCGACCCCTGGGACAACCACCGAGGCTGCACGCGCTACGACTACCGCCAGCGGCAGCAGGTGGAGGCCGCCGCcgcggacgaggaggaggcgcgCCGGAGGCAGGCCAAGGCGTCGCTGGACAGGTACCTGTACCACTACGAGCGGTGGGCGGGCAACGGCAAGTCGCTGCAGAAGGCGCTCGCGGACGCGGACGAGCTGGAGCGGTCGGAGCTCGAGAGGATGGCCAGGATGGTGGACGTTCCGGCGATGGAGCTCGGGTTCGTGACCGAGGCGTACCGGCAGATCGCCGACGGCCGGCGCGTGCTGCGGTGGGCTCACGCCTACGCCTACTTTTTGTTCCTTGACCCGGAGCGCGACGCGGCCAAGCGCGACCTGTTCGACGACCTGCAGAGCCAGGCGAACCGGTGGCTCGAGTGCCTGCACAGCTGCGCCGAGCTGGAGAGGAAGGAGCTCTTCGGCGGTGGTGCCAATAGTGACGGCGAGTCCGCCACCGTCGCCGTCGAGGCGTTCAGGGCGTACAAGGAGAAGGTCGCCAACCTCACCGGAGTGACGCGGAAATTCATGGGGAACCTTGTGAAAGCGTTCAAGACCAACCTGCCGGAAGTGGTGGTGACGCCGGCATTCGATTTCGATCACATAG TGAATGGACCAACGATGGGCAGACAAACAGCTGGTGTTGGTGGCATTATTTCTACTCCAACTGTTACACTG GAACCAGCAGCCATGCTACCGATGAACTCAACTTTTTTCGGAGAAGCTACAACCTCGATGGGACTGCCTAATATGGGAGCAATAACACCATTTCAATTCCACATGTCAAACATGATATCAAGTGGCTTGACATCGACGCCCCCTGTCACCTTCTCTATGTCTGGACCTGGACAACCAATTGGTACCCAAGAGATGGTACAGAGCACACCTCTTGGCTCCTTTGGCTCAAACACTTCTACTGCATGGGACAATTCAGATATTGCTGAATCATCCTCTCAGCCTAACAGCATGGGCATGAATCGACAAGCAGGAATCAATACCCTCAGTTCTGCCATGAATGTGCCTATTGGAATGCATCACAATGCCCAACAACCGCCACCAAAATATGTCAAAATTTGGGAG GGAACCTTATCCGGGCAAAGACAAGGACAGCCTGTATTTATTTGTAAACTCGAT AGTTGGAGTGGAACAGTGTCCAAAAC AGTTGCAGCAGACTGGCCAGAAACTATGCAGATTGTTCGCCTCATAGCTCAGGAGCATATGAACAAGAA ACAATATGTTGGAAAGACAGACTTTCTAATATTTCGGACTTTAAATCAGCATGGGTTTCTTGGACAACTACAAGAGAAGAAGCTG TGTGCTGTGATACAATTACCATCGCAAACTCTACTACTTTCAATGTCTGACAAAGCAGGCCGCATGATTGGCATGCTCTTCCCTAAG AACATGGTGATGTTCAAACCAGAGGTCTTAACTCAGCCATCACCAGTGCAGCAGGAAAAGCTACAGCAACAACAAGAACTTCTACACCACCAACAGCAACAGCtacaacatcaacaacaacagcAAAACTTACAGCGTCTTCAACAACAAATCCTACAGCAGCAACAGATGCAACAAATGCAGCATCAGCAGCGG TCTCAACTCAAAATCTGCCAATGCAGCAACAGATACTACACCAGCAACAACTTCAACACCAAGAACCACTACTTTTATTTACGCCAAAAGAACAGCAACAGCTGTTGCAACAAATGCAACAGCAACCTCAATACCAGCAACAGCTACGGCAACAAATGCAACATCAACAACAACTGA